A region from the Halomarina litorea genome encodes:
- a CDS encoding bactofilin family protein: MHTHRAIRTGLVALVALAVVLAGVPGVATAETRSGGTVVVGAGEVVDEGLQVFAGTAVIEGTVNGDVEVFAGTVIVEGTVDGDLSTFGGSVELAEGAVVTGALNAAAGDVTVAGQVGGNVDVGAGTILLADTARIGGDLNYDGELVREGGSVVGGAVTQDGTSVGPVDLGAFDAVFAFYGLLASLLLGALVLLAFPGTSDRVAATALTEPLRAGGVGLLTLVAVPIALVLVAITVIGIPITIVGALLFAVVAWVATVFGRLAVGTWLLSYADVRNRWAGLLVGFLVVAAVGYVPFVGSVVDFVVFLLGLGALALVVARAYRGTSGSRPTEPVGEDPESDRFAA; this comes from the coding sequence ATGCACACGCACAGAGCCATCAGGACCGGTCTAGTCGCGCTCGTCGCGCTCGCGGTCGTCCTCGCGGGCGTCCCCGGCGTCGCGACGGCCGAGACCCGTTCGGGCGGGACCGTCGTCGTCGGCGCGGGCGAGGTCGTCGACGAGGGCCTGCAGGTGTTCGCGGGCACGGCCGTCATCGAGGGGACCGTCAACGGTGACGTCGAGGTCTTCGCCGGCACGGTCATCGTCGAGGGGACCGTCGACGGCGACCTGAGCACGTTCGGCGGAAGCGTCGAACTCGCCGAGGGTGCGGTCGTCACCGGCGCTCTCAACGCCGCGGCTGGCGACGTCACCGTCGCCGGGCAGGTCGGCGGGAACGTCGACGTCGGTGCCGGGACCATCCTGCTCGCGGACACCGCCCGTATCGGCGGCGACCTGAACTACGACGGCGAACTCGTCCGCGAGGGCGGGAGCGTCGTCGGTGGGGCCGTCACGCAGGACGGCACCAGCGTCGGTCCCGTCGACCTCGGCGCGTTCGACGCGGTGTTCGCGTTCTACGGCCTGCTGGCGTCGCTCCTGCTGGGTGCACTCGTCCTGCTGGCCTTCCCCGGCACGTCCGACCGCGTCGCGGCCACCGCGCTGACCGAACCCCTGCGCGCGGGCGGCGTCGGCCTGCTGACGCTCGTCGCCGTGCCGATAGCGCTGGTGCTCGTCGCCATCACGGTCATCGGCATCCCCATCACCATCGTCGGCGCGCTCCTGTTCGCCGTCGTCGCGTGGGTCGCCACCGTGTTCGGTCGCCTCGCGGTCGGCACCTGGCTGCTCTCGTACGCCGACGTGCGCAACCGCTGGGCGGGCCTGCTCGTCGGCTTCCTCGTCGTCGCCGCCGTGGGCTACGTCCCGTTCGTGGGGAGCGTCGTCGACTTCGTGGTGTTCCTCCTCGGCCTCGGCGCGCTGGCGCTGGTCGTCGCCCGCGCCTACCGCGGCACGTCCGGCTCCCGGCCAACCGAACCCGTCGGCGAGGACCCCGAGAGCGACCGCTTCGCGGCCTGA
- the samp2 gene encoding ubiquitin-like small modifier protein SAMP2, protein MHVTVEVVGDETHEVESPPEGTYGDLLQSVDLNHHEATVLVDGRPVPEDAPVEADSVQVLRLIKGG, encoded by the coding sequence ATGCACGTCACCGTCGAGGTGGTCGGCGACGAGACTCACGAGGTCGAGTCGCCGCCCGAAGGGACGTACGGCGACCTCCTCCAGTCGGTCGATCTCAACCACCACGAGGCCACGGTGCTGGTCGACGGCCGCCCGGTCCCCGAGGACGCGCCCGTCGAGGCCGACTCGGTGCAGGTCCTCAGGCTCATCAAGGGCGGGTGA